The Candidatus Aminicenantes bacterium genome has a segment encoding these proteins:
- a CDS encoding aminotransferase class I/II-fold pyridoxal phosphate-dependent enzyme translates to MKKQGFDTKAIHAGLEKFSPDSLSVPIYQSVAYPYADAKEAAAIFTGEKPGYTYGRWDNPTVAVFEKRMAALENTEAAIATASGMSAIFLLSHHLLNPGDAVVSSNRVYGGTFGLFETGLKKMGSQVHWVTAPDDISAWAAAITAKTKFLFVETPSNPALFVADIPALAALAEKHHLPLVVDNTIATPALQSPIDLGASVVVHSTTKYICGNGSSLGGIICGSRGLVEGIRQSSIRYLGPAMSPFNAWLSLLGLETLGLRMERHCLNAMAVARFLEKHPRVETVNYPGLDSNPYRKLMEKNKMKGFSSLMSFVIKGKYADAVKFIDALKVLTHATHLGTCRSIVTHPASTTHSAMGETEMRKAGISPAMVRFSIGLEEKEDLIADIEQALR, encoded by the coding sequence ATGAAAAAGCAGGGTTTTGATACCAAGGCGATCCACGCCGGTCTGGAAAAATTCTCTCCCGATTCGCTGTCGGTGCCGATCTATCAGTCGGTGGCCTATCCCTATGCCGACGCCAAGGAGGCGGCGGCGATTTTTACCGGCGAAAAGCCGGGCTATACTTACGGCCGCTGGGACAACCCCACGGTGGCTGTTTTTGAAAAACGCATGGCGGCCCTGGAGAACACCGAGGCGGCCATCGCCACTGCTTCGGGAATGTCGGCGATCTTCCTCTTGAGCCACCACCTGCTCAACCCGGGCGATGCCGTGGTTTCATCCAACCGGGTCTACGGCGGCACCTTCGGGCTTTTTGAGACCGGCTTGAAGAAAATGGGCTCGCAGGTTCATTGGGTCACCGCTCCCGACGACATCTCCGCCTGGGCCGCCGCCATCACGGCCAAGACGAAATTCCTGTTCGTCGAGACTCCCAGCAACCCGGCCCTGTTCGTGGCCGACATTCCGGCATTGGCCGCGCTGGCAGAAAAACACCACCTGCCGCTGGTTGTCGACAATACCATCGCCACTCCGGCCCTGCAGAGCCCCATCGATCTGGGAGCCAGCGTGGTGGTTCATTCCACCACCAAGTACATCTGCGGCAACGGCTCGAGCCTGGGCGGGATCATCTGCGGCTCGCGGGGACTGGTCGAAGGCATCCGCCAGAGTTCCATCCGCTACCTGGGGCCGGCCATGTCCCCCTTCAACGCCTGGCTGAGCCTGCTGGGGCTGGAGACGCTGGGCCTGCGCATGGAACGGCATTGCCTCAACGCCATGGCCGTGGCCCGCTTCCTGGAAAAGCATCCGCGGGTGGAAACGGTGAATTATCCGGGCTTGGACAGCAATCCCTACCGCAAACTGATGGAAAAAAACAAGATGAAGGGCTTCAGCTCGCTGATGTCTTTCGTGATTAAAGGGAAATATGCCGACGCGGTCAAATTCATCGATGCCCTCAAGGTGCTGACCCATGCTACCCACCTGGGCACATGCCGGAGCATCGTCACCCATCCGGCCTCCACCACCCATTCGGCCATGGGCGAAACCGAGATGCGCAAGGCGGGGATCTCTCCGGCCATGGTGCGCTTCTCCATCGGGCTGGAGGAAAAGGAAGACCTGATCGCCGACATCGAGCAGGCGTTGCGCTGA
- a CDS encoding cyclase family protein, whose translation MDVIFSSKPIVTDLSHTLAPGMPYFPGTEPPVFARPFTVASHGFAEQRITLLTHCGTHMDAPAHLFAAGATLEQLGLSHFIGPAAVLDLTRSPGPLVGSDELRPFRSLLSGKDFVLLRTGWSSRWGNDDYFRAFPVLAEAAALWLADFHFKGIGVDAVSFDRIDSTALPIHRFFLSRNIVLIENLTNLESLPADEFLFCCLPLKLAEGDGAPVRAVALSGRAYEKK comes from the coding sequence ATGGACGTAATTTTTTCAAGCAAGCCGATCGTGACCGACCTGAGCCATACGCTGGCGCCCGGCATGCCTTATTTCCCCGGTACCGAGCCGCCTGTTTTTGCCCGGCCGTTCACCGTGGCCAGCCACGGGTTCGCCGAGCAGCGGATCACCCTCTTAACCCATTGCGGCACTCACATGGACGCGCCGGCCCACCTGTTCGCGGCCGGAGCGACCCTGGAGCAGCTCGGGTTGTCCCATTTTATCGGACCGGCCGCAGTCCTCGATCTGACCCGTTCGCCCGGTCCGCTCGTCGGCAGCGATGAGCTGCGCCCCTTCCGCTCCCTTTTATCCGGGAAGGACTTTGTTCTCCTGCGCACGGGCTGGAGCTCGCGCTGGGGAAACGACGATTACTTCCGCGCCTTTCCCGTCCTTGCCGAGGCGGCGGCGCTGTGGCTGGCCGACTTCCATTTCAAGGGGATCGGCGTGGATGCTGTTTCGTTCGACCGGATCGATTCGACCGCCTTGCCGATCCACCGGTTTTTCTTGTCCCGGAACATCGTCTTGATCGAAAACCTGACCAACCTGGAAAGCCTTCCGGCCGATGAATTTCTTTTTTGCTGCCTGCCGCTGAAGCTTGCCGAAGGCGACGGCGCACCGGTGCGGGCGGTCGCTTTGTCGGGGCGGGCGTATGAGAAAAAATGA